gtctgtACCTCATATGCCTGTGTGTAAAACAAGATTAAGCCACAAAATGTAATAACATTACAATATACTTCATAATGTTTTGACTATTCTTGGAATAAATTTTTTGTCATAtcagtgttttaatttttttttttccccacagtgtCCTAATACACCTGTGTAGAAAACATGAGATTTTGCTAAAAGGTCAAAACAGTTAAGcgcattttaattgtatttttttttttaaattaataataatcattattattatttctattaagcatatacagtacattacagcacattagttttcatgtgAAATCCAACTAaaggttaaaaagaaaagaccatGAATATTTGTCTCTTCGGTTTTCAGTTGGGATTTTGTCATTTCCTGTACACACACAGATGGTAGTATGTGTTCCCGTGATAAATAAAGTAAGCCTACAAGAAAGATTTCCAGGGCAAGTTGACTTTGATtaaagtgttctgtgttccaatgaagcagaaaaaaatatcatataaTCGAAGGAGAGAAATAATCTAGACTGAGATGTTAAGCACTCAAAGAACCAAAACAAGCACAAATACAACATCTTGCACACAATCGTTGTCGTATGTTTAAACGAACACACCCTTCCAGTCTGCCAAGCAGGAAGAAACACACTCAGCTGGGCATTGTGTCGAAGGGGGCACGCCACTTAGCCTTGCTCTtttgacacacgcacacacgaacgcgaacacacacacaaacacacacacacgcacgcacgcatgcacgcacacacggcgCCGGGCTCTCGTGTTTCCATGGCAATCTGCACAAGCAATCTTCCCACGGTGGCTGTGGAACCGACGACTGAGTGTTGCACAGAGCCGCATGTGTGAATGAATGGACTGCGCTtagtgcctgtgtgtgtgtgtgcgcgcgcgtgtgcatAAAGAGTGCTAACCTGTCCAATGAAGATGCCAGATGTTCAGACACTCACTGGGCTGATAGCGCTCTTGACCCTCAGTGTACAGTACCTCTATGGGGCTGGGCCTCTTATCTGGCGTGTTGCTTTGCTTTGACACTTGGCACCTGGGTTCCTATCTTCAGTGgagggaagtaacaaagtacaaataccttGTTCCTCTACTTCAGTGAAGTTTTCAGGTATAGGCCTATGTACCTTACTTGAGAATTAGCTTTCTGATgatttttgacttttactccctacGTTTGGAAAACGGtatttctactccttactttttcGCAACCTCCGTGGATGATGTCAGCACAAATAAAAGACGTATTTTGGGGACTTATGAGGTAGAATGTGAACCAGGGGATCATTAACAACAATGAcgcaacagattcagagaagcaGGATACACAAGttcccatccatggccttatttcaGAGAATTATTTGATGTCGTGGGCTCCAAGACGGATTGGTGGTGATAAATGTGCCAGCGTAAAAACCACAAGCCTCTAACGTACAAAAATTCTCAGTCTAATCTGTTGTGCCAATTTACCAAAATGGGGACTCTATATAACTGACAATGAAAATTACTACTGtggtacttaagtacatttcagccTTTTTTTCCCTATTTCTACTTAagaacagagtgtgagtactttggTCATCTCCGCCTATCCTGCAGGATGAATCGAATGAATGATAGTACAGAACACATAGGTAGGGATGGGAATCGAAAACCGGTTCACCCAATGTGAATCGATGAGAGAATTGATAAAGAATCGGATCGAGTTTCGATAATACGATCGCAATCGCTAAATTCGTATCAATTCCCACATCTAAACATCGGGCCTCTTCAGATTCTGGGTTTTGAtaattttctttcctttcctaaCTGAGCGAGATGAGgaagaattgtttgaattcttaAATTGCGCAACAAAGGTGCAACGATGTAACCTTTACCCTACCTTTAGCATAGGTTGCTGCTGAGTGATCTTTATGAAAGGAAAGGAGATATTTGTTACCCATAATGCTTTACAGgagcaatatttaaagcaacaggcCGCCCATTAACTTTATCGCAGTTTCGCGCTACAGACTTAGATCAGCAATACTTGCTGTTGTGCGATGACGTCGGTGCTGTCTTTTCCTACGTTCGAAACAGCTCCTTTCCATCTCACCTTGTCCCAATGAAGTCTTCAACAAAAGCCAAGTAAAGTTGATATAAAGGTTAGGAGTTTGATTTCCAGAAGAGCCCAATTGAGAGGCGAGATTAGAAGAATAAAATTAACACCAATCAAAGGTGCCTTCATCTTTTTTCTCACCTGTGAGAACAATTGCTAACTACTcccaaacatgcatgcacagtTGTACTAATACAAGTGGAGATGGAGTCCATCATGGTCCATCATTCCCACACTCCTCACCTCTCTGCCACAAATTAGTACAGTCATTGTTCTACATGAGCGCACAATTAAAGGAGCATGGGAAGAAAGACGGAAGGAAGGAGAGCAGGATGAGACTGGAGGCTAATTGACAGAGGGTGACTGAGCAAAGGGCTGGAAGGacagggtggtggtggtggttgggggggggggggtttgacaAGCCGAGGAAGGGCAGATTAAAGGGTGGGAGGAGGGACACGAAGAGGAGGCGAccggggggtgtggggggtggggtggtagAATGAAGCCAAAACTGGCAACCCTGCTTCAACTGCCAAATGTTGTCACTGGGTGGCTGTGACAGCGAGAGAACATGCCAGAGGGAAACCAATAGCAGCTTGGGAATTCTCAACACTTTGTCATGGGCCCTCGGGGGTCGAGCAAGTGCCACCGCTACTAGTCAAGCAGTAGAGGAGGGAAGACAGACGAGTGGAAGCAACACTTACACAAGCAGAAGCCTTCTTATAAGCAACAGGACACAGTCCACGGTCCAAAAGCAAATTTTCAGCGTGGGTTTCTTCACGAGCGAGCAGAGGAACAAGAGCATCCGCTGTCAGTCGACCTCGTAGGGCCAGCAAGATGAAGAGACCTCACGACTTCAGCTCAGAGTCGGACACAGACGAGCTGATTGATGTGGGACAAGAGGACGGCTACTGGTGAGCATCCCCGCCGCACACCTGACACAGGGACAAAGGAAATGTACAGCACACGAAATTGACATTCGGcagtcaaaaaaacaacaacaactaaataacAAGACTTGAGACTCAGTTTGACTCAGTATGTCAATACTGTtatctaataaaaataataactaacAATTAAAGCATGATAACACAATATGCAACAGTTGCAGTAACAGTTcacaatttctttaaaaaaaatcattacatttgtaagaaatgtttatttatccattcatggTGCTACTTATTTAAATTCATTCCACACTTAATTATTATCAGCAACTTCAGATTTCGATTTAAGTAGGAAATCAAGAAAAAACCTATTGATTAATAAACAGTGCACCATTGTacaatatacacatatatatatatatatatatatatatatatatatatatatatatatatatatatatatatatacacacacatacatacatacacacatatatatagtataatatGTCATAGATTGCATACAATCAAATACACAATCATTCACAGAGACTGAAACATCAGTAAAAATTTATTATGATACTTCAtcttcagaaaataaaatgtatacctgtaaatacaaaagcaaaaacCTAGAATttgaatttccaaaaataagTAATGTAAcacttttccttttcatttaAAGCTAGACGTTTTGATCTTTGATTTTCAAAAATTTTAATCcctattgtgggactaataaatgttattttatcttGAATTATATTAGTGAAAAGACGTATTCACTCACTGGCCGCACAttgtaatgagatccaatacaagggTTGTAAAGTAGTTGTAACGTTGCTTTTACAAAGATGTGTTTTattgtagaactgcactgcatcacactgaggggtctttgtaatatttttacccACTTAGGTAGCTTAATAAGGTTACACAAATATTCGAAGCATGTGATGTAGTtcagttgtacaccactgcataatgtaaccacaacaataaacaggGTGTTGTATCTCTCTGACTCAAAAAAGAATTACTtttataaaggcagaatttgGAGTACAGctgttgtattggatctcagtgGATTGGGACGATGTACCCAACAAAGTGTCTGTATTACTAGTCAAACTCAAGGTGAAACAGGCTCTACAAAAAGTTAAAGTGCAGACTaagatcaaatgaaaaataaatcagttccaTGTAAAGAGAAACTTCATGAACCCCATGTCTCAAATGTTCACTTTGCAAATGAATTCACAGTCGGTGAAGTCATATACACATGAGGTTTTGTAGGTTTCAAAAGCTGTAAGgtttaaaacattaaatcaaAGGTCCaatcagtgcaaaaaaaaaagcctctcaAAAACTGTTTTATAAGGAACCGCAGTCAGCAGGCGACATGAACATTGGGTTGTCACGGACAAACCGATTCCATCTTATTTGTCAGCACGTGTTTGTATTCATAGGAATTCTGACGACATCACAGGACTTCAGCGAGGCAGTACGTGACATGAAAGACAGCCCGGGTCAATTGAATTTCGGCGTGATATGCCCTTTCAAGTGGAAGCCATCAAACGGCGtcctaaacaaaaacacacgacTAAATTGGCAGCGttaaaatctaataaaaacacaaaagggcCAATGTTGCCGTTCCCTCTTGCAGGTCCgttcacaaacaaacattggCAGGGTGTAACCATCTCGGATTGTGGCCCATGAGAGCTTGCACATGGCCTCCAGGCTGTAAAATCACCTTCCGAAACTGTGTTCATACAAATGGAAAGTACAACAGGATGTAATCTTAAATCACGCCTGGTCATAGCACATTTCTGCAGCAAATGCCCAACGAGATCTGATGTTTCATTCTGACTCTGTGTTTTATTAAAGAATGGTAATGATAACAATATGTAGACTTACCATATATGCTGCTGAATTATACAGCCCAGTCACCGGCTCCATGTCCCCTGGCAGTGCATCACAGATTCTGGCCCGAAAGAAGAGAAGAGGGGTGAGTGCATTGAAGTCTTAATGCGGTTGAACACAAGTatcctgaaaaaagaaaattttgcTAAGATGTTTGCCCTTCTTCCCACATGCCAACTCAGTTTTAGATCACCAATGACTACAAAGCTCTTGTTTATAGTTATGTCATAATGAACATTCATATAAACTGTTCACAATTTGCAGATGTAgccatgtgttttgttttgttatttattttggggaggGGGAATCTAGCctccgttatttgctgaaaaattcaactattcacgtttttttttgttttctttaatgccTTAAGGTGCTACAAGATGGCACTAAAGCTAAATAGGAAAGCAGTACAGTTGGTTCAAAGAAATATGTTGGATGACTCAAGGACAAGCTTTGCCTGTTGGGGAGGAGCTCAGTTTAGCCCGGATTTTTACGGAGAGTCTTTGCCGCATGTTTCTGATTGGCTAAtaggcctcacagtttgaagttacAGTGCCACCAGTTGTTCTGGCATGCACGTCACAGCCTGCTAAACAATTTGATGTGAATCGATTTTTCTTTGTATGCCATTGGTGTGGaatacaagttttaaaaaattattttggacaaaaaagataaaatttCTTTGTTAAAATGGTAATGTACAATATGGTTATAGCCTCAATATTCTTCCACTCCCCAATAGATCATTGAGAAGAGGCGCAGGGACCGGATCAACCACAGTCTGTCGGAGCTAAGGAGGCTGGTGCCAAGTGCTTTTGAGAAACAGGTGACAACTCAAGccaaatggttgcttgtttgtgtaaaatcTTGTAGTATACATTTTGATATCCAGTAATATCAGTTTTGGCGAGAATCCTTGTCTTTTATAatcgaccccaaaaaaaaatcttcaaagatTTGAGCCAGATGTGTCTGAAGCTATAATTTGAAACCAAGTTTTTGGATGCAATGACAAATTAACATAGTTGCAGTCTCACCTGTTCAGATGCTAAAATGTCATTCAAATCTCATCAGACTATGTTGTAATTTGCTAACGAAGAATCTTATTTGCATGACCAGAATAATTTCTGAATGAGATTAAACCTGACCAGATTCTAGtccaaatattgtgtttttcacTACAAAAATTCTTGGTGTAGTCAACTTGTAACTGCGGGCTTTCTCTTCTGTTCAGGGCTCTTCAAAGTTGGAGAAAGCTGAGATTCTGCAAATGACTGTCGATCACCTCAAACTTCTTCATGCTATGGGAGGGAAAGGTAAGATAAGTAAGATGAAGTAAAAtgtggtaaaataaaacaaattgttgaTGCAATCTCTTCTTTTTTGACAACTTTCACCCACTTTGTTCCAGGATACTTTGACGCGAGGGCTCTGGCAGTGGATTACAGGACTCTGGGCTTCAGGGAGTGCGTTGGAGAGGTGGTCCGGTACCTCAGCTCCCTTGAAGGAGAGTCTCCGGACCCAATCGGCACCCGCCTGGTCACCCATCTTTCTCACTGTGCAAGCGAGCTGGACCCGTTGATTCTTCAGTCGCCCCCAACCTCCGCTTTGCCCTTCCCTCCTTGGCCCTGGATGTCCTTCCCCCAGATGTCCGCCTGCCTGCCAGCCTCATCCTCACCGCCGTTCCCCACCGGACGAAGGGAACTCGCCTTGATGGGGAGCTACCCGCCGGCCGCAACCCTCCGCCTCGCACCCCTGGCTGGCTGCCAGCGGGGGGTGCCGCCCCTCCTTGCCCCCACGGCTCTAGCTGCAGTTCACAGGCTGCCATCCCCCGCGGTGGACCCGAGGCCGACGCAGGCGTCCCCTCGCGGCACCTCCAGGAACTCGCCTCTTCCTCCcgccccttcctcttcctctccaaCTACCGGACCACCGCTTGTCTCTTTCAGACCGTTTGCACCTCTGGCTTCTTCCGCAATCCAGCGTAGGGGCTTGAGTGGATCAGCCAAGTCGGCCCAAGGATGGGCGACTGAAATTGGAGCTTTTTGagaacaatttttttgtaaaccCAAATGAACTGTGCAAGGGATACAAAGCTCCCTTGTAAATGATGCAAGCGAATAATGAAAATTTAAGGACTGTCTCTTTTTTAAAGGACTCTACAAGCCATATCAGACTGAATGTTTCTGATAATCACAAAGTGTCAAGGAACAATGAAGACAACATTTGTGTGCAAATGGATGATTTGGATTATCAAATAGACTAATGTCCAACAGAGCCATATGTGTATGTTTAACAGAAAGCAATGATTTCTCAGCTGTGATGTTTGTAGTTGTTTCCAAATCAATTATACATGAGATAATTGCTTATGGCAAAGAAtgttttagggaaaaaaaaatctccataaAAGCTAAGTGCCTTTCCATTTTGGTTGTGTATTTTGTTATCATCACCATGAAGGTGTTTTGATCCTCGTCATATCATAATTCTTTTTCAGTGCGTCCCTAATATTCTTAATTCAAGAATACATGAACTACAGTATATCATGATTGCAGAGCCACTGGACAACCAGTATTCAGTGGTGGATGATCAGCGCCAGGAAGGCCTTCTCTGCTAGCCTAAACACTAGCATTAGCACCAGCATCGACTTACATTTGCAATCTAAATTCTAAAATTACTTCAGGCTCTATATGCTCCCATATCAATCCAATCTACCGAGTGCCTTCGTAATCACCAGTGCTGGTCGTTGTCAATTAAACTATTAGCGGTTAGCAATtcgtcctcacagggccagctgGGTGGCACTCGATAATGTCAGCAAACCTTGTTACAACCAACTTCGACGAGCAAAACACACCTGTagtgatctgcacacattaatagaTTTGAAAGAACTGAAGGCCCAGGGACCAGATAGATGGCCCACCACTGCCATCAGTATTCTGTTAATTATATGTCACCATGATTGTGTTCTGTGCAAACACATTGCCTGTATGCTCCTTAGCTCTAAAAAGGAGCACCCTAATTCACATCAGCAATGGACAGTTTCTCAAGGGAACGAACGATGATTCAGGGATGGCACAGCAGGGCAAAGCTATCCATCACATTGTCCTGCACCCCTGTAATTATGTTTTCCCCCATATCAGCTTGTATCCTCTTCCCCTTTGCTATTATTTTACTCCAATCCTGTGGTCTACCAGAAAGATATCTTCTCTCCGTTTTTTTCGGTGCTGGTGTGTTCTCAACAATGGACAAGACAGAGGGGATGAGGCAGAGAGGCGATGGAGGGGAAAACAATACAACAGATCTCAAAGGCTGCGTTTGCGAGGCATGTGCGGCGCGGTGGCTCTGTTGCTGAGCGGGAAGATGACAAAGCGACGgcgagatgagaggaagagtgTGAATCCCACAGGGGTCGGCGAGAACAGTGATGGATGACGGTTGGGTCGTCTCTCAAGTCGACAAGCATAACTGTGTTGTGCCTCATGAAAATGAGGGGATGAGAGAGACTTGTGTGCTTGCTGGAGAATG
This is a stretch of genomic DNA from Phycodurus eques isolate BA_2022a chromosome 20, UOR_Pequ_1.1, whole genome shotgun sequence. It encodes these proteins:
- the heyl gene encoding hairy/enhancer-of-split related with YRPW motif-like protein encodes the protein MKRPHDFSSESDTDELIDVGQEDGYCPVTGSMSPGSASQILARKKRRGIIEKRRRDRINHSLSELRRLVPSAFEKQGSSKLEKAEILQMTVDHLKLLHAMGGKGYFDARALAVDYRTLGFRECVGEVVRYLSSLEGESPDPIGTRLVTHLSHCASELDPLILQSPPTSALPFPPWPWMSFPQMSACLPASSSPPFPTGRRELALMGSYPPAATLRLAPLAGCQRGVPPLLAPTALAAVHRLPSPAVDPRPTQASPRGTSRNSPLPPAPSSSSPTTGPPLVSFRPFAPLASSAIQRRGLSGSAKSAQGWATEIGAF